In Gadus macrocephalus chromosome 11, ASM3116895v1, a single genomic region encodes these proteins:
- the acacb gene encoding acetyl-CoA carboxylase 2 isoform X4: MLPLALLGLVALLLLFLRWRSHTEAKAGMPGGGQASAAVPEELPADAHAPPGPEEQPQQPAATRSTAAPAGPEDRGSQVGGAATGAAPQPPGASGAAVGDPRPEQTPGGGEAESRPTTALRPLMAFKSPRPKLAFILGASEDNSSDDDGPLVAKPPSGPSQPPSTSSSTSSSSSTSTSSSTSTSSSTSSSTSSSNSTSTSTTPRLTCTAPPRASSVMKPSMSGLHLVKKGREHKKMDLQRDFTVASPAEFVTRFGGNRVIEKVLIANNGIAAVKCMRSIRRWSYEMFRNERTIRFVVMVTPEDLKANAEYIKMADHYVPVPGGPNNNNYANVELIVDIAKRIPVQAVWAGWGHASENPKLPELLDKAGISFLGPSSKAMWALGDKVASAIVAQSADIPTLPWSGSGLRVDWTEEDQLLGEVISVPPEVYAHGCVRDVDDGLAGAQRIGYPVVIKASEGGGGKGIRKVESVEDFPNLYRQVQAEVPGSPIFIMQLAQHARHLEVQILADQYGHAISLFGRDCSIQRRHQKIIEEAPATVAAALTFEQMEQHAVRLAKMVGYVSAGTVEYLFSEDGSFHFLELNPRLQVEHPCTEMIADVNLPAAQLQIAMGIPLFRIKDIRLLYGETPWGDSRIHFEAPDCVPSPRGHVIAARITSENPDEGFKPSSGTVQELNFRSSKNVWGYFSVGATGGLHEFADSQFGHCFSWGENREEAISNMVVALKELSIRGDFRTTVEYLIKLLETECFRNNDIDTGWLDQLIAEKVQAERPDTMLGIVCGALHVADASFRKSMADYLHSLERGQVLPAASLLNSVSVELIYEGVKFGLTVARQSPTTYVLIMNAMDIEIDVHRLSDGGLLLSYDGNSYTTYMKEEVDSYRITVGNKTCVFEKERDPTVLRAPSAGKLLHYLVEDGAHVAAGDCYGEIEVMKMVMTLMVTETGCIHFVKRPGAVLVPGCVVARMALDDPSSIVLVEPNTAPLPPQQPLPIVGEKLHQVFHSVLENLGKVMDGYCLAEPYFSNKVKQWVSTLMKTLRDPSLPLLELQDIMTSVAGRVPPAVEKAVRKVMAQYASNITSVLCQFPSQRIANVLDSHAATLQRKADREVFFMNTQSIVQLVQRYRSGIRGYMKSVVLDLLKRYLHVEMQFQHAHYDKCVINLREKHKPDMSPVLESIFSHAQVSKKNVLVIMLIDQLCGKDSTLADELSLILDEFTQLSRTENSKVALRARQVLIASHLPSYELRHNQVESIFLSAIDMYGHEFCPENLKKLIISETSIFDVLPNFFYHANQVVCMAALEVYVRRGYIAYELNSLQHYQLHDGTCAVDFQFMLPSSHPNRESSPTLNRVAAPVSGCSGFEMRRGSELFLEGALSPPCQRMGAMAAFHCFEDFKRNIDEIISSFSKSFLESPLLPESSSGLYDEESCKSMQGNPIHIINVSIQSADTEEDDALVTELTAYTQSKKALLFEYGIRRITFLIAQKREFPKFFTFRARDGFTEDRIYRNLEPALAFQLELNRMRNFELRAVPCANHKMHLYLGAARAPQGAEVTDYRFFIRAIIRHSDLITKEASFEYLQNEGERLLLEAMDELEVAFSRTVHRTDCNHIFLNFVPTVIMDPSKIEESVRSMVMRSSSSCLPPPPPPDRGVCALHGDALRQSSLEAAGAAGRAEDQHPPDAHRPPGPRPPLPHQRVGLLPGHQPVQGGHRARLRTDHVPVVRGQAGPAARHADQHALRHQGPAAGQALPGPEPGHHLRLRLP, translated from the exons ATGCTGCCTCTCGCCCTGCTGGGATTAGTCGCGCTCTTGCTCTTGTTCCTACGGTGGCGGTCGCACACCGAGGCCAAGGCAGGGATGCCTGGAGGAGGACAAGCCTCCGCTGCGGTGCCCGAGGAGCTGCCCGCTGACGCACACGCCCCCCCTGGACCGGAGGAACAGCCCCAGCAGCCCGCCGCCACGCGCAGCACCGCTGCCCCCGCTGGCCCGGAGGACCGCGGCTCTCAGGTCGGCGGCGCAGCGACAGGTGCTGCTCCACAGCCTCCAGGGGCCTCAGGAGCGGCGGTAGGAGACCCCCGCCCGGAGCAGACCCCCGGCGGCGGGGAGGCCGAGAGCCGGCCGACCACCGCACTCCGCCCCCTGATGGCGTTCAAGAGTCCCCGGCCCAAACTGGCCTTCATCCTGGGAGCGTCCGAGGACAACTCCTCCGATGATGACGGGCCTCTAGTCGCCAAGCCCCCGTCAGGTCCCTCCCAGCCCccgtccacctccagctccacctccagctccagctccacctccacctccagctccacctccacctccagctccacctctagcTCAACCTCCAGCTCCaattccacctccacctccaccacccctcggCTGACCTGCACAGCCCCGCCACGGGCAAGCTCTGTGATGAA GCCTAGCATGTCCGGCCTCCACCTGGTGAAGAAAGGACGTGAACACAAGAAGATGGATCTGCAGCGGGACTTCACCGTGGCCTCGCCTGCAGAGTTCGTGACCCGCTTCGGTGGCAACCGGGTCATCGAGAAG GTGCTGATCGCTAACAACGGCATCGCGGCGGTGAAGTGCATGCGGTCCATCCGGCGCTGGTCCTACGAGATGTTCCGCAACGAGAGGACCATTCGCTTCGTCGTCATGGTTACGCCTGAGGACCTGAAGGCCAATGCAG AGTACATCAAAATGGCGGACCACTATGTGCCCGTGCCGGGGggccccaacaacaacaactacgccAACGTAGAGCTGATCGTGGACATCGCCAAGAGGATCCCGGTCCAG GCCGTCTGGGCCGGGTGGGGTCACGCCTCGGAGAACCCCAAACTACCAGAGCTGCTGGACAAGGCCGGGATCTCGTTCCTGG GCCCGTCCAGTAAGGCCATGTGGGCGCTGGGGGACAAGGTGGCGTCTGCCATCGTGGCCCAGAGTGCAGACATCCCCACGCTGCCCTGGAGCGGGTCAG GTCTGAGGGTGGACTGGACCGAGGAGGACCAGCTCCTGGGGGAGGTCATCAGCGTGCCCCCAGAGGTCTACGCCCACGGCTGCGTCCGTGACGTCGACGACGGGCTGGCG GGGGCGCAGCGGATCGGCTACCCCGTGGTCATCAAGGCGTCGGAGGgcggaggagggaagggaatCCGGAAGGTGGAGAGCGTGGAGGACTTCCCCAACCTCTACCGACAG GTCCAGGCGGAGGTTCCGGGCTCCCCTATCTTCATCATGCAGCTGGCTCAGCACGCCCGCCACCTGGAGGTGCAGATCCTGGCCGACCAGTACGGCCACGCCATCTCCCTGTTCGGGAGGGACTGCTCCATCCAGAGGAGGCACCAGAAGATCATCGAGGAGGCGCCCGCCACCGTGGCCGCCGCCCTGACCTTTGAGCAGATGGAGCAG catgCGGTGCGCCTGGCCAAGATGGTGGGCTACGTCAGCGCGGGCACGGTGGAGTACCTCTTCTCAGAGGACGGCAGCTTCCACTTCCTGGAGCTGAACCCCCGCCTCCAGGTGGAGCACCCCTGCACCGAGATGATCGCAGACGTCAACCTGCCGGCGGCACAGCTGCAG ATCGCGATGGGGATCCCCCTGTTCCGGATCAAAGACATCCGCCTGCTGTACGGGGAGACCCCCTGGGGAGACTCCCGAATCCACTTTGAGGCCCCCGACTGCGTCCCCTCCCCCCGGGGGCACGTCATCGCAGCCCGCATCACCAGCGAGAACCCGGACGAG GGCTTCAAGCCCAGCTCGGGCACGGTGCAGGAGCTGAACTTCCGCAGCAGTAAGAACGTGTGGGGTTACTTCAGCGTCGGCGCCACCGGCGGGCTGCACGAGTTCGCCGACTCCCAGTTCGGCCACTGCTTCTCCTGGGGCGAGAACCGCGAGGAGGCCATCTC GAACATGGTGGTGGCCCTCAAGGAGCTGTCCATCAGAGGGGACTTCAGGACCACCGTGGAGTACCTCATCAAGCTGCTGGAGACGGAGTGCTTCAGGAACAACGACATTGACACCGGCTGGCTGGACCAGCTCATAGCAGAGAAGGTTCAG GCGGAGCGCCCGGACACCATGCTGGGGATCGTGTGCGGAGCTCTGCACGTGGCCGACGCCAGCTTCAGGAAGAGTATGGCCGACTACCTGCACTCCCTGGAGAG GGGCCAGGTGCTTCCAGCAGCCAGTCTGCTGAACTCGGTCAGCGTGGAGCTCATCTATGAAGGGGTGAAGTTCGGCCTGACT GTGGCCCGCCAGTCCCCCACCACCTACGTCCTGATCATGAACGCCATGGACATCGAGATCGACGTCCACCGGCTCAGCGACGGAGGGCTGCTGCTGTCCTACGACGGCAACAGCTACACCACCTatatgaaggaggaggtggacag CTACCGCATCACCGTGGGCAACAAGACGTGCGTGTTTGAGAAGGAGCGGGACCCCACCGTGCTGAgggcgccctctgctggcaAGCTGCTGCACTACCTGGTGGAGGACGGCGCGCACGTGGCCGCGGGGGACTGCTACGGGGAGATCGAG GTGATGAAGATGGTGATGACGCTGATGGTGACGGAGACGGGCTGCATCCACTTCGTGAAGCGTCCGGGCGCGGTCCTGGTCCCGGGCTGCGTGGTGGCCCGCATGGCGCTGGACGACCCCAGCTCCATCGTCCTG gTGGAGCCCAACaccgcccccctgcccccccagcAGCCTCTGCCCATCGTGGGGGAGAAGCTCCACCAGGTGTTCCACAGCGTGCTGGAGAACCTGGGCAAGGTGATGGACGGCTACTGCCTGGCCGAGCCCTACTTCAGCAACAAG GTGAAGCAGTGGGTCTCCACCCTGATGAAGACGCTCAGGGACCCCTCGCTGCCGCTGCTGGAGCTGCAGGACATCATGACCAGCGTGGCGGGCCGTGTCCCGCCCGCCGTGGAGAAGGCCGTCCGCAAGGTCATGGCCCAGTACGCCAGCAACATCACCTCCGTGCTCTGCCAGTTCCCCAGCCAGAGG atcgCCAACGTTCTGGACAGCCACGCGGCCACGCTGCAGCGGAAGGCGGACCGGGAGGTGTTCTTCATGAACACGCAGAGCATCGTGCAGCTGGTCCAGAG gtacCGCAGTGGTATCCGTGGCTACATGAAGTCCGTGGTTCTGGACCTGCTGAAGCGCTACTTGCACGTGGAGATGCAGTTCCAGCACG CTCACTATGACAAGTGTGTGATCAACCTGAGGGAGAAACACAAACCGGACATGAGTCCGGTCCTGGAGTCCATCTTCTCCCACGCCCAGGTCTCCAAGAAGAACGTCCTGGTCATCATGCTCATA GACCAGCTCTGCGGGAAGGACTCCACGCTGGCCGACGAGCTCTCGCTGATCCTGGACGAGTTCACCCAACTCAGCCGGACCGAGAACTCCAAGGTGGCCCTGCGCGCCCGACAG GTGCTGATCGCCTCCCACCTGCCCTCCTACGAGCTGAGACACAACCAGGTGGAGTCCATCTTCCTGTCCGCCATCGACATGTACGGCCACGAGTTCTGTCCCGAGAACCTCAAG AAACTCATCATCTCAGAGACCTCCATCTTTGATGTCCTGCCCAACTTCTTCTACCACGCCAACCAGGTGGTCTGCATGGCCGCCCTGGAG gtgtaTGTCCGTAGGGGCTACATCGCCTATGAGCTCAACAGCCTCCAGCACTACCAGCTGCACGACGGGACGTGCGCCGTGGACTTCCAGTTCATGCTGCCCTCGTCTCACCCTAACCG AGAGAGCAGCCCCACTCTGAACAG GGTGGCGGCTCCTGTCAGCGGCTGCAGTGGGTTTGAGATGAGGCGCGGCAGCGAGCTCTTcctggagggggcgctgtccccTCCCTGCCAGCGCATGGGCGCCATGGCAGCCTTCCACTGCTTCGAGGACTTCAAgag GAACATCGATGAGatcatctcctccttctccaagtCCTTCCTGGAGAGCCCGCTGCTCCCGGAGTCCTCCTCCGGGCTCTACGACGAGGAGAGCTGCAAG agcaTGCAGGGGAACCCCATCCACATCATCAACGTGTCCATCCAATCAGCGGACACAGAGGAGGACGACGCCCTCGTGACGGAGCTCACCGCCTACACCCAGTccaag AAAGCTCTGCTCTTTGAGTACGGGATCCGGAGAATCACCTTCCTGATCGCCCAGAAG AGGGAGTTCCCCAAGTTCTTCACCTTCAGAGCCAGAGACGGG tTCACCGAGGACCGGATCTACCGTAACCTGGAGCCGGCTCTGGCCTTCCAGCTGGAGCTCAACCGCATGAGGAACTTTGAGCTGAGGGCGGTCCCCTGCGCCAACCACAAGATGCACCTGTACCTGGGCGCCGCGCGGGCCCCCCAGGGGGCCGAGGTCACCGACTACCGCTTCTTCATCCGCGCCATCATCCGCCACTCGGACCTCATCaccaag gAGGCGTCCTTTGAGTACCTGCAGAACGAGGGAGAGCGCCTCCTGCTGGAGGCCATGGACGAGCTGGAGGTGGCCTTCAGCCGCACCGTCCACCGCACAGACTGCAACCACATCTTCCTCAACTTCGTGCCCACCGTCATCATGGACCCCTCCAAG atcgAGGAGTCTGTGCGCTCCATGGTGatgcgctcctcttcctcatgtctccctcctcctcctcctccagatcgAGGAGTCTGTGCGCTCCATGGTGATGCGTTACGGCAGTCGTCTCTGGAAGCTGCGGGTGCTGCAGGCCGAGCTGAAGATCAACATCCGCCTGACGCCCACCGGCCACCAGGTCCCCGTCCGCCTCTTCCTCACCAACGAGTCGGGCTACTACCTGGACATCAGCCTGTACAAGGAGGTCACCGAGCCCGCCTCCGGACAG ATCATGTTCCAGTCGTACGGGGACAAGCAGGGCCCGCTGCACGGCATGCTGATCAACACGCCCTACGTCACCAAGGACCTGCTGCAGGCCAAGCGCTTCCAGGCCCAGAGCCTGGGCACCACCTACGTCTACGACTTCCCTGA